ATCAGCGAACTGGAGAAGATCCCCGGGGCCATCCTGTTCATTGATGAAATCCACACCATCATCGGCGCCGGCGCCACCTCCGGCGGCACCCTGGACGCCTCCAACATCCTCAAGCCCGTGCTGGCTTCCGGAGCCATCAAGTGCATCGGGTCCACCACCTACGAGGAATACAAGAACCATTTCGAGAAGGATCGCGCCCTCTCGCGCCGGTTCCAGAAAATCGATGTGGTGGAACCCACGGTGGACGAGTGCGTGGAAATCCTCAAGGGCTTGAAATCACACTACGAGGAACATCACGGCGTGCGCTACACCCTGCCGGGCCTGCGCGCCGCGGCAGAGCTTTCCTCCCGTCATGTGAATGACCGCTACCTGCCGGACAAGGCCATCGACGTCATCGACGAAGCCGGGGCCAGCTTCCGGCTCTCCGGCGGCAGGAAGAACGTCATCAGCGTGGCCGAGGTGGAAAAGGTGGTGGCCCGCATGGCCCGCATTCCCGTGCAGCGCATCACCTCCTCGGACAAGGACCGCCTGGAGCACCTGGAAGACGACATCAAGGCCCAGGTCTTCGGGCAGGATCAGGCCGTGGAAACCGTGTGCAAGGCCATCCTGCGTTCCCGCGCCGGCCTGCGCCAGGCCAACCGGCCCACGGGATCGTTCCTGCTTTACGGCCCCACGGGCGTGGGCAAGACCGAGCTGGCCCGCCAGCTCGCCTTGTGCCTGGGCGTCAACTTCCAGCGCTTCGACATGAGCGAATACATGGAAGGCCACGCCGTGGCCCGGCTCATCGGCGCACCTCCCGGCTACATCGGCTTCGACCAGGGCGGTCTGCTGACGGACGCCATCCGCAAACATCCGTATACCGTGCTGCTGCTGGACGAAATCGAAAAGGCCCACCCGGACCTCTTCAACGTCCTGCTGCAGGTGATGGATTACGCCACCCTGACGGATAACAACGGCCGCAAGGCCGACTTCCGCCACGTGATCCTGCTCATGACCACCAACGCCGGCGCGCGGGAGATGAACGCCGCCTCCGTGGGCTTCAGCGTCACCGAGCAGAAGAACGAGACGGCCCACAAGGGCCGCAAGGCCCTGGAGCGGCTCTTCAGCCCTGAATTCCGCAACCGCCTGGATGGCATGGTCCAGTTCGGGCCCCTCACCGAACCGGTGATGCTCAAGATTGTGGACAAGTTCCTCAAGGAAATGCAGGAGCAGATGCAGGAGAGCAAGGTGGCGGTGGACGTCTCCCACGCCGCCCGGCTGTGGCTGGGCGAGCACGGCTTCGACCCGGCCTTCGGCGCCCGGCCCATGGGACGGCTCATTCAGAACGAGATCAAGGACGAACTGGCTCGGGAACTGCTCTTCGGCTGCCTGCAGAAGGGCGGCAAGGTGCTGGTGGACGTGAACCCCGACGCCAAGCCCGACGCCAAGCCCTTGACCTTTGTGTATGACTCGACCAAGTGCCATATGAAGCCCGGCAAGCCCGATGCCGATGCCCCGGAAGGCCCGGCCATGCCGGTGCTCGCCGAGGAAGAAAGCGCATGATTGCATCCACGGAGGAAGCCCTGACCCATCCGGAACGGGCTTCCTCCGCATCACCTGTGTCGCCGCCAGCTTCGCCCCCATGCCCATCTACTTTCTGACCGGAGACAGCCTCCTGTTCCCGGACCCCGAAGAGGCGGAGCCCGATGGCCTGCTTGCCATCGGCGGCGACCTGAGTCTGCCCCGGCTGGTGAGCGCCTACGCCCAGGGTATCTTTCCCTGGTATGGCCCGGGCAACCCCATCCTCTGGTGGACGCCGGACCCCCGCTGCGTGCTCCTGCCCCAGGCCCTGCACGTGGGCGGCCGCCTGACGCGCGCCCTCAGGACATCCGGCTATCACCTGACCATGGACGTGGCCTTTGGCGAGGTCATCGACGCCTGCGCCGGCACGCCACGGCCGGAGCAGCAGGGCACCTGGATTGTGCCGGCCATGCGGCAGGCCTATCTGCATCTGCATGTGGCCGGGCTGGCGCACTCCGTGGAAGCCTGGCTGGATGGCGAACTGGTGGGCGGATTGTACGGCGTGTCCCTGGGGCGGGCGTTTTTCGGGGAATCCATGTTCCACCGCCGGCCCAACGCCTCCAAGGCGGCCCTGGTGCACCTGTGCCGGCATCTGCAGGCCTGGGAATTTGAACTCGTCGATTGTCAGCAGACCACGCCGCACATGCTGGCCATGGGCGCGAGGGACATGCCACGGCGGGAGTTCAACCGCCGCCTGGACTGCGCCTTGCGGCATCCCACCCTGCGCGGCAGCTGGATGGAACGCGGCCGGGCGCAGATTGCCGGGGCCGCTGCCGCGTCCGCACCCTCCGCGCATTCCTGAGTGCGGATCACCGCGCGGCGACCTGCAGGTGGTCCTCGGCCATGTTCCAGTGCACCTGATTGCGGCCGGCGCCTTTGGCGGCGTACAGGGCCTCGTCCGCCTCGCGCAGCAGGGATTCCGGTGTGGCCGGTGTGGCCTGCGCGCCCGGGGTGTGCGTGGCAATGCCCACGCTGGCGGTGATGCGGAATCGTTCGCCCTGGTGGTTGAAAGTCATGCCCATGATGCGCGTGCGCAGCCGCTCGGCCAGGGTCCAGGCCTGGGCCGCGTCGGTCTGGGGCAGGATGACGGTGAATTCCTCGCCGCCGTAGCGGGCGGGATAGTCCGTGGCGCGCACGGTGGTCTTGAGCATTGCGCCCAGTTCCATGAGCACCGCGTCTCCGGCCTGGTGGCCGAAGGTGTCGTTGATGGACTTGAAGTGATCCATGTCCAGCAGCAACAAGGAAAGGGGGTGGCCGTACCGCTCGTGGCGGGTCAGCTCCTCGCGCAGGCGTCGGTCGAAGTGGCGGCGATTGTGAATCATGGTCAGGCCGTCGTATTCAGCCTCGTTGCGGGCCTTGTCGAAGAGCAGGGCGTTTCTGAGGGCCAGGGACAGATGACTGGCGGCGGTGTGCAGCAGTTCCACCTGATCCCGTCCCAGATTCACCGGGCTGGAGGTATGCAGCGCCAGACAACCGAACTGGATGCCGCCGCAGGCGGCGGGCAGGAACATGACCGTGCCGGGGGTCGGCCGGGGCGGGATGCCGGCCAGGGTGCTGCCGTCGCTGGCCAGGGGCAGGATTTGATAGCTGCGCACGGGCTGGCCGGTGGCGCGGGTGGCGCTGTCCAGCAGCAGGTGCAGCCAGGCCTGCCGGGGTTCGGAATCCTTGTCCGTGGCCATGAAGCAGACGGCCTCCAGGCCGGGCAAGGTGTTCTGGGGAGCAGGCTGCTCCGTGTTCCAGAAGATGCCCTGGAGCATGTCCACAGGCAACAGGCGCTTGAGATCCTGGCAGGCGCCATTGAGCACCGCCGCAGGCTCCAGGCTCTGGGCAGCCCGGGAAATGAACTGATTGATGAAGGAGAGCTGCTCGTTCTTGCGGGCCAGCAGTTCGCGTTCCAGGTAGATTTCCTGGGTCATTTTGTAGATGTCCGCATACAGATGCGCCACTTCCTCGGCCCGATGCAGGGCGTCCAGCACCTGTTCAGGCTTCAGGGGCAGCCGCATGGTGGAAAAGCTGCCTTGGATCAGCAGGTCCTCCACATGGGAGATGGGCACATCCTCATCCAGCAGCAGCACCTTGGGCGCGCTTTCCAGCCGCGTGAAGAATTGCTGCTGCAGCAACGTCATATGCTCCCAGGCAGACCAGGCAATCCAGATGAGGCAGGGATTGTCCCGGGAATAATCGGCAGGCGCGGGGATGGCCTGGCACGAGAAGCTGCGCAGGGAATAGCGTTCCCCGGCGGATTGCTCCACCGTCCTGGCGACGGAATCGGCAAGGCCAACGCCCCACATGCAGTCACTGGTTTCCAAACGAGTCATGGCCCTCTCCTTGGCGATGGGCAGAAAAGGTACGTCGCAGGAAAATATGCAAGAATTGTTCCTGATTCATTCGCCAGGATTTCATGTCCTTGACAGCCGCAGCACAACCCGACACATCAGGAATTCATGAACGCCCCCCGCACTTTTTTGACGCTGGACCCCTTTTACGAAGGCGGCGGCGTCATGGGCCGCATCGCCGCCAACGCCGGCTTCTTGCGTGCGTTGTTGCGGGCGGAGGTGTTCGACGCCTGTCATTTTTTTCTGCCCAGCGCGCAGCAATGCCGCACCCTGGAAGCTGCCCTGCGGCAGGATGGCGTCTTTTCGGACAAAATCCGGCTGCTGCTGCGTCAGGATCTGCCCCGCGCCCTGGCCGAGGAGCGCTATTACTGCGCCCATCTGTCGGATTGCCTCACCAGCCTGCCGGCCCTGGCCCGGTTGCGCCGGCTGCATGCGCCGCGGGCCTTTCCCGTCACCGGGGCCACGCATACCCTGAGCTACAGCCGCTTTGCCCCGCTGTACCTGGCCCACCTGTGGCCGG
This sequence is a window from Megalodesulfovibrio gigas DSM 1382 = ATCC 19364. Protein-coding genes within it:
- the clpA gene encoding ATP-dependent Clp protease ATP-binding subunit ClpA — protein: MLSRRLENVLTVAVREVRRRNHEYLTLEHLLYALMQEESGKEILMNCGVDIIRLQHQLERFFVDHMEVMPDTATEVVQTLGVQRVLQRAILQMQSSGKDKVEVGDVLAAIFDEDDSFAVYFLKSHGATRLDVLEYISHGVPKEADWRPESAAPGSPGGQGGQDQRQPGDQKGQKKKNGQALEQFTVNLVERAKQGLVDPLIGRDAELERCLQVLARRRKNNPLFVGDPGVGKTALAEGLALRIVTGQTPEVFRTATVWQLDMGALLAGTKYRGDFEVRMKGVISELEKIPGAILFIDEIHTIIGAGATSGGTLDASNILKPVLASGAIKCIGSTTYEEYKNHFEKDRALSRRFQKIDVVEPTVDECVEILKGLKSHYEEHHGVRYTLPGLRAAAELSSRHVNDRYLPDKAIDVIDEAGASFRLSGGRKNVISVAEVEKVVARMARIPVQRITSSDKDRLEHLEDDIKAQVFGQDQAVETVCKAILRSRAGLRQANRPTGSFLLYGPTGVGKTELARQLALCLGVNFQRFDMSEYMEGHAVARLIGAPPGYIGFDQGGLLTDAIRKHPYTVLLLDEIEKAHPDLFNVLLQVMDYATLTDNNGRKADFRHVILLMTTNAGAREMNAASVGFSVTEQKNETAHKGRKALERLFSPEFRNRLDGMVQFGPLTEPVMLKIVDKFLKEMQEQMQESKVAVDVSHAARLWLGEHGFDPAFGARPMGRLIQNEIKDELARELLFGCLQKGGKVLVDVNPDAKPDAKPLTFVYDSTKCHMKPGKPDADAPEGPAMPVLAEEESA
- the aat gene encoding leucyl/phenylalanyl-tRNA--protein transferase, translated to MPIYFLTGDSLLFPDPEEAEPDGLLAIGGDLSLPRLVSAYAQGIFPWYGPGNPILWWTPDPRCVLLPQALHVGGRLTRALRTSGYHLTMDVAFGEVIDACAGTPRPEQQGTWIVPAMRQAYLHLHVAGLAHSVEAWLDGELVGGLYGVSLGRAFFGESMFHRRPNASKAALVHLCRHLQAWEFELVDCQQTTPHMLAMGARDMPRREFNRRLDCALRHPTLRGSWMERGRAQIAGAAAASAPSAHS
- a CDS encoding sensor domain-containing diguanylate cyclase; the protein is MTRLETSDCMWGVGLADSVARTVEQSAGERYSLRSFSCQAIPAPADYSRDNPCLIWIAWSAWEHMTLLQQQFFTRLESAPKVLLLDEDVPISHVEDLLIQGSFSTMRLPLKPEQVLDALHRAEEVAHLYADIYKMTQEIYLERELLARKNEQLSFINQFISRAAQSLEPAAVLNGACQDLKRLLPVDMLQGIFWNTEQPAPQNTLPGLEAVCFMATDKDSEPRQAWLHLLLDSATRATGQPVRSYQILPLASDGSTLAGIPPRPTPGTVMFLPAACGGIQFGCLALHTSSPVNLGRDQVELLHTAASHLSLALRNALLFDKARNEAEYDGLTMIHNRRHFDRRLREELTRHERYGHPLSLLLLDMDHFKSINDTFGHQAGDAVLMELGAMLKTTVRATDYPARYGGEEFTVILPQTDAAQAWTLAERLRTRIMGMTFNHQGERFRITASVGIATHTPGAQATPATPESLLREADEALYAAKGAGRNQVHWNMAEDHLQVAAR